GAGCTGAGTCAGATGTAACAGGTAAGACCTCTGCTGAAGTATTACTAGCTCCCCCTGTCTGTGATACTTCCATAGTCTGAGATTTACTTGAATTGTGATCGTCAAACAAGGCAGGATGAAGATCCATCTTTAGAGCAGGTGGAGAAACAGAGTCAGATGATGTTTCAAACGGAAAAACTTCTTCCTGGAAGTGAACGTCTCTTGACACGAACTTCTTTTGAGTGTCCAAGTCGAGAACTATCCAGCCTTTTTTTCAAATTCATAACCGAGAGACAAACACTTGATGCCCTTTTCAAGAAACTTGTCCTTATCACGAATAACACACCGAGCATAACAGAGAGAGCCAAAGACACGCAGATTGTCATAACTCGGGATTGAACCATATAACAATTCGTAACTTGTTTTTCCTTTGAGAATGACAGAGGGTGTGCGGTTAATAAGATAGGTAGCAGCCATTATTGCTTCTCCCCAAAAATGAATTGGTAAGTGTGCTTGAAAGAGCAAAGATCTAGCTACATTAAGAATGTGGCTATGCTTGCGTTCCACTCGACCGTTTTGTTGTGGTGTAGCTACACAAGACGTCTGATGGATAATCCCTTTTTCAGCAAAGTAGGAGCGCATACAAGTGAATTATGTGCCGTTATCTATTCGTATGATTTTGACTTGTTTCTGAAATTGGCGTTCGACAAATGCGAAGAACCGTTTTAAGGAGTTTGAAATCGCAGATTTTTCAAGAAGAAGAAAAGTCCAGACAGCCCTGGAGTGATCATCTACAATCGTCAGAAAGTAATAGGAACCGCAAGATGCAGGAGTTCTATAAGGCCCCCAGAGATCACAATGTATCAAAGTAAAAAATCTCATCTGCTTTATTAATACTTGTAGAAAAGGTTTCACGTGTTTGCTTTGCCCTTAAACAAACATCACAAACTGACTCTAAAACACCATGTTCACGTGAATGAACATTAACACCAGAAACACCAGATAAAAACGAAAGCACTTTAGACGACGGGTGACCTAACCGGCGATGCCATAAACCTCGCTTCTGCAACTGAACAACATTACCAGCGTGAATGTCAACTGCCCCCTTGTAGTGATAGACCTCATTACTCTCCTCACCCGCACCAATCAAAGACCTCAAAGCTAGGTCCTCTATCACATAAAACTTTCTTGTAAATATAACGCAACTGGCAATATCTCTTAATAATTGAGATGAGTGTTATGGTAAGATCAGAAGCGTAGAACACATTATGCAAAACAAGTTTGCCTCCAAAATTCATCGTTCCATGGCTAGTAGCCCAAGTTACGCCTCCATTAGGTAAGCCAATAGGACATGGAGCAATTTTAATCATATTGGTTAACAGAGTAATATCACCAGTCATGTGGTGCGATGCGCCGGAGTCAAAAATAATATCATAACGACTTTGTCTCCCAAGAAGTACTAGTTGATCTTTCTTACCAGATTCTTTTGCGGAAGCACCAGACTTTTGGGTAGCCAAGAATTGAGTTAAAGATTGTCATTGTTCCAGCGTAAAGTTTGGTACTCCTGGTGAAGTTACGTTTGATGTGTCTGCTACCTGCATCGTATTGGCGCGAAAACCTGAGCCTCGTCCTCTACCACGATTTGAGTTGTCGAAGCCATGTCCTCTGCCTCCACCACGAGCTTTTCCTTTGTTATTGTCAACCCAACAATCAGGATAGCCGTGAAGCTGAAAACAGCTTGCCACCTCATGTCCAGATTTTCCACAATGAGTGCACTTCATGTTTTTGTTGTTGACACGAACTGCTGCTGCCGTAGGTGTGGAAACCGCAGCTGAAAGGCCAACTGGTGGACTCTGTTCTTCTTTAGAGCGAGTTGCATTGAGATGTCGTTCCTCCTGAACGATCTGAGAGTACACCATATCCAGATTAAGATCATCAACACGACTGAGAAGATTAGAACGAGAGGTACCAAAACGAGTACTGTCAAGTCCCATGAGAAATTGATGAACTCGAATCTTCTCACGGTGCTGCTCATATTTTATCATAGCAGCGCATGTGCTGGTGCGACAACAACATTCAAAACCAGCATCAAAATCAGCTAAATCATCCCAAAGAACTTTGAGATGACCAAAGTAGTGCTCCACAGTTTGTCCTTCCTGCTTGCAAGCAACAAGATCCGACCGTAGCTGATGATCACGAGTACCATCGCTCACCGAGAAACGTCTTTTAAGACTACCCCACATTAGTTTGGCATTTTGAACAAGAGACACTGATGATCTCAAACGAGGTTCAATACTGCTGTAAATCCAGCCGATTATCATGGAATTTACCATGTCCCACTTTTCTGCATCAACAGAATCCCTGGATGGTTGAGGAATAGAACCATCTAGAAAACCAATCTTCCTTTTAGCACGAAGCGAATTCAACATCAGCTTCGACCATCGCTCATAGTTCTCGCCATTGAGAAGGATCGGAGGTTGCATCTGACTTGTGTTGTCAGACGGGTGCAAGTAATAAGGAGAGGTCATCGACTTCTCTGTAACAGAATGTTCGGTAGCCGAACTGGTAATATTCATGATAGAGAATGAAAATCTAAAAAAAAAAAATTTGAGAAATGAGAAATTTAAAGTATTTGTGGCTCTGATACCCTGCCAAGATTAGAGAAGAGCTTCAGAGCTTGATCTTTATTGATGTACGTGGGGTGTTTATATATACCCAATTACAAGATAAGGAAAATTATAGAATATACTCTAAACATATCTAAACAAATGTTTATCCTCAAGGATTCTAGTATATCGTATCGCTAATATATCAAAGACTCTCCATACTAAAAAAAAGAAACCTGGAACTGTTATAAATCATTAAGTGGATTGCCCATAACCAAGACCAAGACAAGGCCCAGCCGTGGCCAATGGAGGAGAGAGAGTCGGCGGCCAAGTCCTAGCCGACCTAGGATAAGGATGTTTTCCTTTTCTCCGTTTTAGTAGTTTTCCTATTTCCAGTTGTATTAGGTTTTGGATAATTTCCTTTTTACTTATCTTGTAATCCTTATATAAAGGAACCTCTATTGATCATTAATAAACACAGACAATTTCTCCATTCTTTTACAACACGTTATCAGCACGATAGACTCCAAAACCCTGAGACAAAATCGAAACCTATAAACCCTAAAACCTAAGCCGGCGGTGACGATCCTAGACGAACTCCGACCAAGCTCAACTCCGATCAAGCTCAGCTTCAGACGTTCCCTGTCCGTGATCAACATCCTCAGCCTCAGCTCAATTTGCATCCAGTTTCAGATCACGAGCCCATCCAGACGCAACCGCTCGCGATTGTCCTCGGCACCGCGACCCGATAGGAGCCATCCCGCATCTGTTCGTCTCAGCTCGTCTCTGATCTTTGGTGGTCCGGTTCAGATCTACAAAACAAAGGTACAGACTAAATCTGAGAACATAATGATCAAACCTAAAACCCCCAAATCCATTATTATGGAATCCCATGTTCTTGATCAAAACCCTAAAACATATAAATCTAAAATCGACAATCTCATAACTAGTAATAGAAATCGATTCCTTAGAACATATTGATTGCTGTTATTGATTGTTCCTGATCAGAATTTAAGAAACCCTAATTCTGGAATCGAAACCCTAAACCTAAAAGATTGAATCCGATTTTAAATTGATTGAGTGTTTAATGATCTGAGGTTTTAGGATTGATAGATTGATTGAATAATCTAAATCGAATTTAAATCCTAAAGGCCTTGAAACCTTGAAATCATATTAATTAAACCGGCAGCCTATATTGTTTAAATTGAAACCCTAAATATATAAATTGAATCCAATAGAAATCGAATTTCTAAGATTGTTTGCATTACATCTAAATCTGAACTGAATTGCATTCGTCTTGTTTAAATCGACCAGCATATAGAACATACGAATTCGAATTTGATTTCATTAATAAAAGTATATGGCCGTGTGGCCTTAATCTTTCTATCACATGTAGAATCATAAACTAGGATTGTTCGCACCATGGTCAAGTAGATTTCATATAGCCGATCCTATTGTTTTGATTATATGGCCGCATAAGGCATGCTTGTAGCCGATTTCTTTTGAATGTCTTATGGTCGAATGATCACATTGTGAATCTGAATTTTAAATGACAATGTGATCCAGATGTCGAAAATCTCAAATCTAGACTATGCAGCCCTTAATCTCTCTGGAGATAACTATTTACAGTGGGCGCTAGATACAAAGATCAACCTGAGGTCAAAGGGACTCGGTGATACTATCATCGAGGGAAACAATGAGAATGATAAAAACAGATACATGGTGATTAGTATTATACGCCATCACCTCATTGAAGGTTTAAAGGATCAGTACCTGACAATGGAAAATCCACTAGACTTTTGGACCGCTTTACAGCGTAGATATGATCACCAGAAAATGGTGCTACTTCCAAAGGCTAGATATGAGTGGAAGAATCTCAGATTCATGGACTATAAGTCCGTGGATGAATACAATTCTGTATTATTCAAAATAGTTTCAATGATGAGACTGTGTGGTGAAGAAGTAACCGAGAAAGAGTTACTTGATAAGACCTTCTCTACATTCCATTCAACGAATGTGTTGCTGCAGCAGCAGTATAGAGAGAGAGAGGATTCACCACATATACTGATCTGATCTCGTGCCTACTTCTGGCCGAGGCTAATAATGAACTCCTGATGAAAAACAGTGAGATGAGACCTCCAGGTTCAGCACCATTACCAGAAGCTCACAAAGCTGAACATGAAAAGAAAGATCCCAAAGAAAGCAACCACGTCTATAATGAGAGCAGAACACACGGCAGAGGCCGTGGTGGGTACAAGGGACGTGGTGGCCGTGACAATAACTCATATGGCCATGGATATGGAAACCACAATAACCGTGGTCATGGTTCCAGCTATGGCCNNNNNNNNNNNNNNNNNNNNNNNNNNNNNNNNNNNNNNNNNNNNNNNNNNNNNNNNNNNNNNNNNNNNNNNNNNNNNNNNNNNNNNNNNNNNNNNNNNNNNNNNNNNNNNNNNNNNNNNNNNNNNNNNNNNNNNNNNNNNNNNNNNNNNNNNNNNNNNNNNNNNNNNNNNNNNNNNNNNNNNNTCAGAAGCTCATATGGTTCACGACAATGGGTATGATGCTGATGATGATTTCGACCATGAAAAGGATGATCTAATGGATCATGAGACATCAGATTGTCTTAAAGACTAATTCGACTTTTATTTGATTGTTCTATGATTGCTTTGGTGTTTTTATTTTTGTTGTTTGAATTTATAATATGAAAGCTTTAAAGTTTTATAAAGTCTCTGAGATTATAAATCTTCTTATATATATATAAATGAATGATGAAATGAGTATACTTGTGGTGGATAGTGGCTCAAGTCACACAATTCTTAGAGACAAAAGATATTTCGTCAATCTCATAATGCAAAGTGCAAACATACACACTATTACGGGTGTGGCCGGCCTGATTGAAGGTCACGGCCAGGCCTATATATTAATGCCTAAAGGCACTCGTCTAGAGATTAAAAATGCCTTATATTCCCTCAGCTCTAAAAGGAGCCTATTGAGTTTCAAGGATATAAGATTGAATGGTTTCCACCTTGAAACATGGGAAGAAGGAAATAAAGAATTCCTTAACATATTTTCGATCACCCAAGGCAATAGAACGGTCCTAGAGACTGTACTCGCAATAGCTACTGGTCTATACTATGCAAAGATCAGTATGATCGAGGCTAATGCCTGCGAAAATTTCACTCTATGGCATAACCGGCTTGGCCATCCCGGTACTAGTATGATGCGAAAACTGATAATGAATTCACAAGGGCACACATTCAAAGGAGTTGTCCCAAATAATCTCACATGTGCAGCATGTACACAAGGGAAACTCATAACTAGGCCTTCACCAGCCAAAGTAAATAAGGAAATCATAAATTTTCTGAAAAGGATTCAGGGAGATATATGTGGACCAATACACTCACCTAGTGGGACGTTTCAGTATTTCATGGTCCTGATTGATGCATCGACCAGATGGTCGCATGTTTGCCTATTATCCACACGAAATTTGGCATTTGCACGCCTGCTTGCTCAGATCATAAGACTGAGAGCACATTTTCCAGATTTTCCTTTAAAGACTATACGTCTAGACAATGCTGGTGAGTTCACGTCCCAGACGTTTAATGAGTACTGTATGTCCATGGCGGTAAGTGTGGAACACTCCGTGGCACATGTACATATACAGAACGGCTTGGCCGAATCTTTTATTAAACGCATACAGCTGATAGCCCGACCATTACTCATGAGGTCTAAACTTCTGGTATCAGCGTGGGGACATGCAGTATTACATGCAGCAGAACTGATTCGCATCAGGCCATCTGGTGAGCATAGATATTCGCCATCCCAGTTACTCACGGGTCATGAGCCAGACGTGTCCCACATCAAAACATTTGAATGTGCCGTTTACGTTCCAATTGCTCCACCACAGAGAACTAAAATGGGACCACAAAGGAGGATGGGAATATACGTTGGATATGACTCCCCAACCATTATAAAGTATCTTGAGCCAACAACCGGTGATTTGTTTAAGGCCAGATACGCAGACTCACAGTTTGATGAGTCCACATATCCGACTTTAGGGGGAGATAACAGCCGGTTGAGCAAATAAATAGAATGGTCTCGACCATCAATATCTTGGCAAGATCCTCGGACTAAAGAATGTGATATGGAAGTCCAAAAGATAATACATCTTCAAAAGCTAGCTAATCAATTGCCAGATTCATTTGCTGGCCCGAATAGAGTGACTAAGTCATACATAACGGCTTGTAATGCACCTATAAGAATAGAAGTCCATAAGGGACAAGGTCAAGTGGCTACAGAGTCAAACCAACGTCTAAAACGTGGTAGACCTATTGGTTCCAAAGATAAACAGCCTCGGAAGTCCAAGAGAGGTGCCGGACCTGAGAGCATTAAGGAAACCGTTCATGACATTGATGGACCGGCCGAGCCGACCAGAGCGGTCCAGCCGAGTGGGCCGGCCACACCAAATGAACTGGCCGTTCCATATAATGAGGTTCGGGATGCTGAACTTCATGGAACGCTAGGTCTGGATAATCAAGAGATCTCTATCAATTATATAATGTCTGGAACGAAATGGAACAGAAAAGATATTGATGTCGATGATATATTTGCATATAAAGTAGCACTTGAGATCATGGAAATAGATGAGGATCTAGAACCCACGTCCATATATGAATGCATGCAAAGATCAGATTGGATCAACGGAAAGAAGCTATAAACGTGGAGTTGGAATCATTAAAGAAAAGAGGCGTTTTTGGCCCTATAACCGTGACACCAAGAGATGTCAAACCAGTGGGATAAAAATAGGTCTTTGTGAAGAAAAGAAATGAGAAAGGAGAAGTAGTGAGATATAAAGCACGGCTTGTTGCACAAGGATTCTCACAGAGACCGTGAATAGATTATGAGGAGACGTACTCCCATGTGGTGGATGCAACTACATTACGATTTCTAATCAGTCTGGCTAAAAGAAAAGCTTGATTTACGCCTAATGGATGTAGTGACTGCATACCTGTACGGTCCACTGGATAATGAAATCTATATGAGAGTTCCAGAGGGTGTTGAGCTCAAAGATAAGATATGTTCTCGAGAACAGCATTGTATTAAGCTGAATAAAGCCTTGTACGGTTTGAAACAATCAGGTCGAATGTGGTACAATAGATTATCAGAGTACCTAGTGAAAGAAGGTTATAAGAACGATCCAATAAGTCCTTGTATTTTTATAAAGAAATTCGACAACAAGGGCTTTGTAATCATGTCGGTTTATGTGGACGACCTGAACATTATAGGAACCTCTGGAGAGATTTCTCAAACAGTCGAATGTCTAAAGAAAGAATTCGAAATGAAAGACTTAGGAAAAACTAAGTTCTGTTTGGGACTGCAACTTGAGTATGTAAACAATGGAATCCTTGTGCATCAGTTGGCATATACAGAAAAGATACTCAAGAAGTTTAATATGGACCAGGCTCATCCGTTGTCGAGTCCTATGGTCGTGAGGTCCTTAGACCTAGAGAAGGATCTGTTTGGACCAAAGAAACCGGACGAGGAAGTGTTCGGGCCGGAAGTGCCTTACTTAAGTGCCATTGGAGCTTTAATGTACTTGGCTAGCCACACTAGACCAGACATTTGTTTTGCCGTGAATCTATTATCAAGATTTAGCACTTGTCCAACTCAAAGGCACTGGAATGGAATAAAACACCTGTTTAGATATCTGCAAGGAACAAAAGATCTCGGATTGTTCTATACCGACCGGCCAGGAGAGAATTTGGTCGGATATGCAGATGTTGGGTACTTATCTGGCCCACATAATGCTAGATCTCAAACAGGATATGTGTTTATATATGGTGGGGCTGCAGTATGTTGTCCACAAAACAATCCTTAGTGGCCACATCCTTTAATCATGCCGAGATCATAGCAATGTATGAAGCAAGCCATGAGCTTGTGTGGTTGAGGAACATGACCGGCCACGTCCGTGTAGAGAGTGGTTTGGCCGTGGGACAAGAAGAGCCAACGATCATCTATGAGGACAATGCAGCTTGCATAGCTCAGCTCAAAGATGGACACATTAAAGGAGATAGGACAAAACATATCTTGCCCAAATTCTTCTTCACCCACGACAGAAGGCAAAAGAAGTTCAAGTGGTTCAAGTTCGGTCCAGTGATAATTCAGCCGATCTTTTCACCAAGTCTCTGCCAACCTCAACGTTCAAGAAACTTGTTCATCAAATAGGAATGCGCCAGCTGAAGGATCTTCAGTGATGCATTCATCAGGGAGAGTTTCATGCGTTGTACTATTTTTCCTATCTACGGTTTCCATTTTTCCCACGTTGGGTTTTTGGTTTTCCTAGAAGGTTTTAATGAGGCAACATCGTGCATGATACAAACCCATAACCAAGACCAAGACAAGGCCCAGCCGTGGCCAATGGAGGAGAGAGAGTCGGCGGCCAAGTCCTAGCCGACCTAGGATAAGAATGTTTTCCTTTTCTATGTTTTAGTAGTTTTCCTATTTCCAGTTGTATTAGGTTTTAGATAATTTCTTTTTTACTTATCTTGTAATCTTTATATAAAGGAACCTCTATTGATCATTAATAAACACCGACAATTTCTCCATTCTTTTACAACAGGAACAATGTAGTACAAACGATAACGAGAGTCAACAAGACTGTGGTAATGATGTCATACTGGAAAGGAGTCGTCCAAAAGAAAAAAGAAAACAACAATCTATTACACAATTACTAAAAAAAATTATGAAGTATTACAGTTTTATTGAAGAGAAAATTGTTAAATAATAAACGATTATCCATATAACGATAATGTTTACCCCTTAGTGTTTTACTTTTTTCTTAAATCGGTAAGTTATAAGGACAATAATTATCCATATAAACAGTCTTTCATTTTACTTGTAATTAGGCATGTTAATATGGGGTAAAATTACCCAGCCCGGCCCGGCCCAGCCCAACCCACAGAAAATCCAGATCATTTTAAACTCAATCCACAAAAAAAAAAAAAAACATTAAACTTGTCAATAATACCTAGAAAAAATCCTATAGGGTATGGATTTTACCTATTGGTACCCAAATTACCATTTAAATATTTTAAATAATTTATGTAATATTTCATTCTTTTTTGTATTTTTAATATTGTGCTTTTACCTAGAAAACTAAACTGCATGGTTTTGGCGGAAAACACAATTTTCAGTTTTGATAGGAAAATTCGTTTTTGTTGTTTTAGCAGAAAAAAATAGATTTCATAGTTTTGATGAAAAAACACGTTTTGTAATTTTGGTGAAAAAAAATCGTTTTTACTATTTTGGCTGGAAAACAAAACTTTTGATGTTCAAGCGAAAATTTTTTTTAAAAAGTTTTGGCGCAAAACTTGTTTTATAGTTCTAGGGAAAATTCATTTTTGCGAATTTAGTAACACACCAATATCATTAGAGCATCTCCAACCCACTCTATATTTTACTCCAATATGGAGCGAGAAATGGAGCAATGGAAAAAAACATTACTCTATAAATGGAGTAATGTTTTATGTTTTATTCATTACTCTGTTTTGTAGTAAAATATGAAATAGAGTTGGAGAAGCTCTTGGACTTTAGGGTAGTCACATCCCTGCCCACACACCTAGGCCGGCTATGCAAATCTCTTTGCTGCCTTAGGAGTTGGGACAACATACATTTTCTCCTGAGACCATTGCCTTACTTTTAATACTAGAAGGAACCACTCAACAAAAAAGTAGAACAATATAATCTCAGTTTCATCAATACAAGGAGTAGGCAGAACGTTGAACATGAAAAGTTGGA
This genomic interval from Brassica oleracea var. oleracea cultivar TO1000 chromosome C2, BOL, whole genome shotgun sequence contains the following:
- the LOC106325332 gene encoding uncharacterized protein LOC106325332; this translates as MNITSSATEHSVTEKSMTSPYYLHPSDNTSQMQPPILLNGENYERWSKLMLNSLRAKRKIGFLDGSIPQPSRDSVDAEKWDMVNSMIIGWIYSSIEPRLRSSVSLVQNAKLMWGSLKRRFSVSDGTRDHQLRSDLVACKQEGQTVEHYFGHLKVLWDDLADFDAGFECCCRTSTCAAMIKYEQHREKIRVHQFLMGLDSTRFGTSRSNLLSRVDDLNLDMVYSQIVQEERHLNATRSKEEQSPPVGLSAAVSTPTAAAVRVNNKNMKCTHCGKSGHEVASCFQLHGYPDCWVDNNKGKARGGGRGHGFDNSNRGRGRGSGFRANTMQVADTSNVTSPGVPNFTLEQ